A stretch of Streptomyces vietnamensis DNA encodes these proteins:
- a CDS encoding type 1 glutamine amidotransferase: MTHEPRPDAPLVLVVQHESECPAGLWGTWLTETGLRLHTVHPYLDGPLPGSLAPYDGLLVLGGSPGPLEDDRHPWLPAARALLREGVERETPTFGICLGAELMAAELGGAVERRATPQVGVHDLALLPAAADDPVFSTLSAGPPAVLWHQEEMTVLPPGAVHLIGGTDAPHQAFRLGRRAWGTQFHPEATPAIVSLWSRDSAMLRRSGLGPAAIAEQLQARHADAARAWRTVAHRWAALVHDAHARRYAAGSADPVREELLVRDTD, translated from the coding sequence GTGACCCACGAACCCCGGCCGGACGCCCCCCTCGTCCTGGTCGTCCAGCACGAGTCGGAATGCCCCGCGGGACTGTGGGGGACGTGGCTGACCGAAACGGGCCTCCGCCTGCACACCGTCCACCCCTATCTCGACGGGCCCCTTCCCGGCTCCCTCGCCCCGTACGACGGTCTCCTCGTGCTCGGCGGTTCTCCTGGCCCTCTGGAGGACGACCGCCATCCCTGGCTGCCGGCGGCGCGCGCCCTGCTGCGCGAGGGCGTCGAGCGTGAGACCCCCACGTTCGGGATATGCCTGGGTGCCGAACTGATGGCCGCCGAACTCGGCGGGGCCGTCGAGCGCCGCGCCACCCCACAGGTCGGCGTCCACGACCTCGCGCTCCTGCCCGCGGCGGCCGACGACCCCGTCTTCTCCACGCTGAGCGCCGGCCCGCCCGCCGTCCTGTGGCACCAGGAGGAGATGACCGTCCTGCCGCCCGGCGCCGTGCACCTCATCGGCGGCACCGACGCGCCCCACCAGGCGTTCCGGCTCGGCCGCCGGGCCTGGGGCACCCAGTTCCACCCCGAGGCGACCCCGGCGATCGTCTCCCTGTGGAGCCGCGACAGCGCCATGCTGCGCCGCAGCGGCCTCGGCCCGGCCGCGATCGCCGAGCAGCTCCAGGCGCGCCACGCGGACGCCGCCCGCGCCTGGCGGACCGTCGCCCACCGCTGGGCCGCCCTCGTCCACGACGCGCACGCCCGACGATATGCAGCGGGCTCCGCCGATCCCGTACGCGAGGAGCTCCTCGTCCGCGACACGGACTGA
- a CDS encoding 4'-phosphopantetheinyl transferase family protein: MIPLVAPPPEAPPAGPLIPASLPPLTAALPRLPGLRPVRPQLWLVATEAHQDTVTRYAPLVLATEELARAEEFRRSGDRATYLCAHVGLRRLLGAHLGVAPRTVSVARAPCPCCGEPHGRPVLPDGRLHFSLSHCEGLSLIAVASTPVGVDIERVPAPHTVAEASEVLHPAESAELAALAPALRPAAFARVWTRKEAYLKGIGTGLGADPSAEYVGAGPLPSAPPGWLLADVSVPAGHHAAVALRR; this comes from the coding sequence ATGATCCCGCTGGTTGCCCCGCCGCCGGAGGCTCCTCCGGCCGGCCCGCTGATCCCCGCGTCACTCCCGCCCCTGACCGCCGCCCTGCCGCGCCTGCCCGGGCTGCGCCCGGTCCGCCCGCAGCTGTGGCTGGTGGCCACCGAAGCCCACCAGGACACCGTCACCCGGTACGCGCCCCTCGTCCTGGCCACCGAGGAACTGGCCCGCGCCGAGGAGTTCCGCCGCTCCGGCGACCGCGCCACCTACCTGTGCGCGCACGTCGGGCTGCGCCGTCTGCTCGGCGCCCACCTGGGCGTCGCGCCCCGCACCGTGTCGGTGGCCCGGGCGCCGTGCCCGTGCTGCGGCGAGCCGCACGGGCGCCCCGTACTGCCCGACGGGCGGCTGCACTTCTCGCTCTCCCACTGCGAGGGACTGAGTCTGATCGCCGTGGCGTCCACCCCCGTCGGCGTGGACATCGAGCGGGTGCCGGCGCCGCACACGGTCGCGGAGGCGTCGGAGGTCCTCCACCCGGCCGAGTCGGCGGAGCTCGCCGCCCTCGCCCCGGCCCTCCGTCCCGCGGCGTTCGCCAGGGTGTGGACGAGGAAGGAGGCCTATCTGAAAGGGATCGGCACGGGCCTGGGCGCCGATCCGTCCGCCGAGTACGTGGGCGCCGGCCCGCTCCCCTCGGCACCGCCCGGATGGCTCCTCGCCGACGTCTCCGTCCCCGCCGGCCACCACGCCGCCGTGGCGCTCCGCCGGTGA
- a CDS encoding TetR/AcrR family transcriptional regulator, with product MSTSVKPGPRERLLLAAQELTYSQGVGVGVDALLKGAGVARRSLYEHFGGKDGLIAEVLRRSTAEDVERYRSTMDAAGEDPRARLLAVVDRLGLIAADPDFHGCRYLAADLALTDPEHPGHEVTRAYRRTLHGLFTDEFLALGHARPGFAADQMLILVDGLLAVGATRPGVEPAAAARDLAEHIIDAGLA from the coding sequence ATGAGCACTTCCGTGAAGCCGGGCCCCCGCGAGCGACTCCTGCTCGCCGCCCAGGAGTTGACCTACAGTCAGGGCGTCGGCGTCGGCGTGGACGCCCTGCTCAAGGGGGCCGGTGTCGCCCGCCGTTCGCTGTACGAGCACTTCGGCGGCAAGGACGGCCTCATCGCCGAGGTGCTGCGCCGCAGCACCGCCGAGGACGTGGAGCGATACCGCTCCACCATGGACGCGGCGGGGGAGGATCCCCGGGCCCGGCTCCTCGCCGTCGTCGACCGGCTCGGCCTCATCGCCGCCGACCCGGACTTCCACGGGTGCCGGTACCTCGCCGCCGACCTCGCGCTCACGGACCCGGAGCACCCCGGCCACGAGGTCACCAGGGCGTACCGGCGCACCCTCCACGGCCTGTTCACGGACGAGTTCCTCGCCCTCGGGCACGCGCGGCCCGGCTTCGCCGCCGACCAGATGCTGATCCTCGTCGACGGCCTCCTCGCCGTCGGCGCGACCCGCCCCGGCGTCGAGCCCGCCGCCGCGGCCCGGGACCTCGCCGAGCACATCATCGACGCCGGCCTCGCGTAG
- a CDS encoding ATP-binding protein — translation MWNRDEGHDARFVDCFRDGHALVGRDGELAALRDAVAGHRLVTVTGAAGTGKSRLALAAVTAPLDGLGRTVVRVRWHDGIPVGRRALTARVVRALHGAGLSWDPAHTDLAAPAPALPADEVLLFLDDVDPVHTECIGLVQTLLMDRSAVRVLVTARRPLGLGDERTIRLGPLPVEAPPGQAGPSPAAELLVSRARERGWGEEPDPAAVARVCRLLEGVPLALELAAGRLGEWTMAELAAHLESGQCRLADPDPLLLRHRTLRTSIGAVHALCEPAERRVWRRLSVFAGPFTEAAAVFVCSGSDLAPHEVPPALATLSATGVLQVLGEAGAVCPSRYRMARAARDFGAERLAAAGERPVTRDRHAVHFRRAAAVAETLWNTGLQRQALQTVQDEHDDLMALVHRAGDGTGHAETALETVLHLWFWWAVHDHAREGSDHLRALLPRLPADSPLLAQGRWLAAWLGAAREPGTAHHLLSLAWPAAVLAGDDALLGRIAHVHGTLAWQRQDPESAAAYYRQAADTTPGGAPGGPSPAVSLAALAVVQAHRAPAAAARTARRALAQADCANDVWATALAHYARAFADHRAGRTGRARHRACRALADLEARLDAPQAHRALRLLLTALDLAATAAGAPMPHPRPPVPVPRGGAPTPPATASLAQR, via the coding sequence ATGTGGAATCGGGACGAGGGACACGATGCCCGGTTCGTGGACTGCTTCCGGGACGGTCACGCCCTGGTCGGACGTGACGGGGAGCTCGCCGCGCTCCGGGACGCCGTGGCCGGCCACCGGCTGGTCACCGTGACCGGAGCGGCCGGAACGGGGAAGAGCCGACTGGCCCTGGCCGCCGTCACGGCCCCCCTCGACGGCCTCGGACGGACGGTGGTCCGGGTGCGGTGGCACGACGGGATCCCCGTGGGGCGCCGGGCGTTGACGGCGCGGGTCGTCAGGGCCCTGCACGGCGCCGGCCTGTCCTGGGATCCGGCGCACACGGACCTCGCCGCGCCCGCTCCCGCCCTCCCGGCCGATGAGGTGCTGCTCTTCCTGGACGATGTCGATCCCGTGCACACCGAATGCATCGGCCTCGTCCAGACGCTGCTGATGGACCGGTCGGCGGTACGGGTTCTGGTGACCGCGCGGCGGCCGCTCGGGCTCGGCGACGAGCGGACGATCAGGCTGGGGCCCCTGCCGGTGGAGGCGCCACCGGGCCAGGCGGGACCGTCCCCCGCCGCGGAACTCCTGGTCTCCCGGGCGCGGGAGCGCGGATGGGGCGAAGAGCCCGATCCGGCGGCCGTGGCCCGGGTGTGCCGCCTCCTGGAGGGCGTTCCCCTGGCCCTCGAACTGGCCGCGGGCCGACTGGGGGAGTGGACGATGGCGGAGCTCGCCGCCCACCTCGAATCCGGCCAGTGCCGGCTGGCCGACCCGGACCCGCTCCTCCTGCGGCACCGCACGCTGCGCACCTCCATCGGGGCCGTCCACGCCCTGTGCGAACCGGCGGAGCGCAGGGTCTGGCGCCGACTCAGTGTCTTCGCCGGGCCCTTCACGGAGGCGGCGGCGGTGTTCGTGTGCTCGGGCTCCGACCTCGCACCCCACGAGGTGCCTCCCGCCCTGGCGACGCTGAGCGCCACGGGCGTGCTCCAGGTCCTCGGGGAAGCGGGCGCGGTGTGCCCGTCCCGCTACCGCATGGCCCGGGCCGCCCGCGACTTCGGTGCGGAACGGCTCGCGGCGGCGGGCGAACGGCCGGTCACGCGGGACCGGCACGCCGTCCACTTCCGCCGCGCGGCGGCCGTCGCCGAGACCCTGTGGAACACCGGCCTCCAGCGCCAGGCGCTCCAGACCGTCCAGGACGAACACGACGACCTGATGGCCCTCGTGCACCGCGCCGGGGACGGGACCGGTCACGCCGAGACGGCCCTGGAGACCGTGCTGCACCTCTGGTTCTGGTGGGCGGTCCACGACCACGCCCGAGAGGGCAGCGACCACCTGCGCGCACTGCTGCCCCGGCTGCCCGCCGACAGCCCGCTCCTGGCGCAGGGCCGATGGCTCGCCGCCTGGCTCGGCGCGGCACGGGAGCCCGGCACGGCGCACCACCTGCTGTCCCTCGCCTGGCCGGCGGCCGTCCTCGCCGGCGACGACGCCCTCCTCGGCCGCATCGCCCATGTGCACGGCACCCTGGCGTGGCAGCGCCAGGACCCCGAATCGGCCGCCGCGTACTACCGTCAGGCGGCGGACACGACACCTGGCGGCGCCCCCGGAGGTCCGTCACCCGCCGTCAGTCTGGCCGCCCTGGCCGTCGTCCAGGCCCACCGCGCCCCCGCGGCGGCGGCCCGCACCGCCCGCCGCGCCCTCGCCCAGGCGGACTGCGCGAACGACGTCTGGGCCACGGCCCTCGCCCACTACGCCCGCGCCTTCGCCGACCACCGGGCCGGGCGCACCGGCCGCGCCCGGCACCGCGCCTGCCGCGCCCTGGCGGACCTCGAAGCCCGGCTCGACGCCCCGCAGGCCCACCGGGCCCTGCGTCTCCTCCTCACCGCCCTGGACCTCGCCGCGACCGCGGCCGGAGCGCCGATGCCGCACCCTCGCCCGCCTGTCCCCGTGCCCCGCGGCGGAGCACCGACCCCACCGGCGACGGCGAGCCTGGCGCAGCGGTGA
- a CDS encoding amino acid ABC transporter ATP-binding protein — MAFIDITGVRKSYGEHEVLKGVDLSVDQHEVVCLIGASGSGKSTLLRCVNALEDISAGSISIDGDVVSGPGVDVDALRRDVGMVFQSYNLFPHMSVLRNITLGPVELAGRSREEAEQHALELLDRIGLAAKAGSYPDGLSGGQQQRVAIVRAMAMRPRVLLLDEITAALDPELVAEVLGIVRDLAADGMTMLLATHEMAFAREVSSKVCFLHQGVLLEQGPPEQIFTDPREERTRAFLSSVIEAGRL, encoded by the coding sequence ATGGCGTTCATCGACATCACCGGCGTCCGCAAGAGCTACGGCGAGCACGAGGTCCTCAAGGGCGTCGACCTCTCCGTGGACCAGCACGAGGTCGTCTGCCTCATCGGTGCCTCGGGAAGCGGCAAGTCCACCCTGCTGCGCTGCGTCAACGCCCTCGAGGACATCAGTGCCGGCAGCATCAGCATCGACGGCGACGTCGTCTCCGGGCCCGGTGTCGACGTCGACGCGCTCCGCCGCGACGTCGGCATGGTCTTCCAGAGCTACAACCTCTTCCCCCACATGAGCGTCCTGCGCAACATCACGCTCGGCCCCGTCGAACTCGCGGGCCGGTCCCGGGAGGAGGCCGAGCAGCACGCGCTGGAGCTGCTCGACCGGATCGGACTCGCGGCGAAGGCCGGCAGCTATCCGGACGGCCTGTCCGGCGGGCAGCAGCAGCGCGTCGCCATCGTCCGCGCGATGGCCATGCGGCCCCGCGTCCTGCTCCTCGACGAGATCACCGCCGCCCTCGACCCCGAACTCGTCGCCGAAGTCCTCGGCATCGTCCGCGATCTGGCCGCCGACGGCATGACGATGCTGCTCGCCACCCACGAGATGGCCTTCGCCCGGGAGGTGTCGAGCAAGGTGTGCTTCCTCCACCAGGGCGTCCTGCTCGAACAGGGCCCACCCGAACAGATCTTCACCGACCCCCGCGAGGAACGCACCCGCGCCTTCCTCTCCAGCGTCATCGAGGCAGGCCGCCTGTGA
- a CDS encoding quinone oxidoreductase family protein: MRRVRYEVNGGPEVLFVEEVPEPQPGPGELLVRSEAVGVTLPAVRKVREGVEPMPLGGEVAGTVAVVGTDVTGFSVGDRVTGLCFSHAYAELALVHQTMASRIPDRATAVDAVALVRSGLVARGAYEAGRPRPGDAVMVTAAASAVGTLALQYARAGGASRVVAAVSSADKAEFVRALGADEVVLYGDESWGEPVDIVVDGVGGELLGPAVRALAPGGRLVAFSSGGGTIDAYELLVRGASVIGFQMAAIARGEPEVYARWLDELWELHRDHTLRPRVSATIPLAEAARAHEIVESRSNLGKVVLIP; the protein is encoded by the coding sequence ATGCGTCGTGTCCGCTACGAGGTCAACGGCGGCCCTGAGGTCCTCTTCGTCGAGGAGGTCCCCGAGCCGCAGCCCGGTCCGGGTGAGCTGCTGGTCCGCAGCGAAGCGGTCGGCGTCACCCTGCCCGCCGTACGGAAGGTGCGCGAGGGCGTCGAGCCGATGCCGCTCGGCGGCGAGGTGGCGGGCACCGTCGCCGTCGTCGGCACGGACGTCACCGGCTTCTCCGTGGGCGACCGCGTCACCGGCCTCTGCTTCTCCCACGCGTACGCCGAACTGGCCCTCGTCCACCAGACGATGGCCTCCCGCATCCCCGACCGGGCGACCGCCGTCGACGCCGTGGCCCTGGTCCGCAGCGGCCTGGTGGCGCGCGGTGCCTACGAGGCCGGACGCCCCCGCCCCGGCGACGCCGTCATGGTCACCGCGGCGGCCAGCGCGGTCGGCACCCTCGCCCTCCAGTACGCCAGGGCGGGCGGGGCCTCCCGCGTTGTCGCGGCCGTCAGCAGCGCGGACAAGGCGGAGTTCGTACGCGCCCTCGGTGCCGACGAGGTCGTGCTCTACGGGGACGAGTCCTGGGGCGAACCGGTCGACATCGTCGTCGACGGGGTCGGCGGAGAACTCCTCGGGCCCGCGGTGCGCGCCCTCGCCCCCGGCGGCCGCCTGGTCGCCTTCAGTTCGGGCGGCGGCACGATCGACGCGTACGAACTGCTGGTCCGGGGCGCCTCCGTCATCGGCTTCCAGATGGCGGCCATCGCCCGGGGCGAGCCCGAGGTGTACGCGCGCTGGCTCGACGAACTGTGGGAACTCCACCGCGACCACACGCTCCGCCCCCGCGTCTCCGCCACGATCCCGCTCGCCGAGGCGGCGCGCGCCCACGAGATCGTCGAGTCCCGCAGCAACCTCGGCAAGGTCGTACTGATCCCCTGA
- a CDS encoding amino acid ABC transporter permease, with the protein MIDTHAPRTVAAKGAPGRPPAPSWPLAVAALLAATATTALTWLCLYGAGPAVDGPWTALLWTAAAAVLAVFSPAVLAAVRARRAGLAQGAGDLVTARRLSAGSRASARLTAGLCLAVLVLAGTLTFVTANDAAVQKTFLQTALMSQSAAEITRAFGTNVIIFMATQALVMVLGLVLALARIAPGAAGRPLRWLAVAYIDMFRAMPAIIVIYLVGFGLPLTGFPGLAGLSPTSYAVLALTLTYGAYTAEVYRAGIEGVHRSQVAAARSLGFGYARTMRYVVLPQAGRRIVPPMLNNFIGLQKDTALVGVIGTIDVFTQAKIYSANQFNLSAVTVVAALFIVITIPQARLADYLVARDQRRAQGA; encoded by the coding sequence GTGATCGACACGCACGCCCCCCGTACGGTCGCGGCCAAGGGCGCGCCCGGCCGGCCTCCCGCGCCCTCGTGGCCCCTCGCGGTCGCCGCGCTCCTCGCCGCGACCGCGACGACCGCGCTGACCTGGCTCTGTCTGTACGGAGCCGGGCCGGCGGTCGACGGACCGTGGACCGCGCTGCTGTGGACGGCGGCGGCCGCCGTCCTCGCGGTGTTCTCCCCCGCCGTTCTGGCCGCCGTCCGCGCCCGCCGGGCCGGCCTCGCCCAGGGGGCCGGCGACCTGGTGACCGCCCGCCGGCTGTCCGCCGGCTCCCGCGCCTCGGCACGGCTGACCGCCGGACTGTGCCTCGCCGTCCTCGTCCTCGCGGGCACGCTCACGTTCGTGACGGCGAACGACGCGGCCGTGCAGAAGACGTTCCTGCAGACCGCCCTGATGTCGCAGAGCGCCGCCGAGATCACCCGTGCCTTCGGCACCAACGTCATCATCTTCATGGCCACGCAGGCGCTCGTCATGGTCCTCGGGCTCGTCCTCGCCCTGGCCCGGATCGCCCCCGGCGCGGCGGGACGCCCCCTGCGCTGGCTCGCCGTCGCCTACATCGACATGTTCCGCGCCATGCCCGCGATCATCGTCATCTACCTCGTCGGCTTCGGTCTGCCGCTGACCGGTTTCCCCGGCCTGGCCGGCCTCAGCCCCACCAGCTACGCGGTCCTGGCCCTGACCCTCACCTACGGCGCGTACACCGCCGAGGTGTACCGGGCCGGCATCGAGGGCGTCCACCGCAGCCAGGTCGCGGCCGCCCGCTCGCTCGGCTTCGGCTACGCCCGGACCATGCGGTACGTGGTCCTCCCCCAGGCCGGACGCCGCATCGTGCCGCCGATGCTCAACAACTTCATCGGCCTGCAGAAGGACACCGCCCTCGTCGGCGTCATCGGCACCATCGACGTCTTCACCCAGGCCAAGATCTACTCGGCGAACCAGTTCAACCTCTCCGCCGTGACCGTGGTCGCCGCCCTGTTCATCGTCATCACCATCCCGCAGGCCCGCCTCGCCGACTACCTCGTCGCCCGCGACCAGCGCCGCGCGCAAGGAGCCTGA
- a CDS encoding DUF4239 domain-containing protein, with protein MSLWLLNHFSTFTLAVVTVGGTVLLAVAGSVLLRRRYPSLARGEHNDMVGVTLGMFGAIYGIILAFVIVTLWTQLDSTQTIVASEATDAALIARDAAAFPPAVRSDLDTALSGYVHAVVEDQWPRMRAGQPSYGATEGHLRSAFDVLQAYDPKSPREEVFYEEAVTHLNDVAAQRRARLNMAEQELPPLLQVLAFGGAIVLVPLTFLYGMRKLRIQLLFVASVAALIGFSLLLVFVLDRPFAGDLSVSPAPYREGALAQYWEQ; from the coding sequence ATGTCGCTCTGGCTCCTCAATCACTTCAGCACCTTCACCCTGGCCGTCGTCACCGTCGGCGGGACCGTCCTCCTCGCCGTCGCCGGCAGTGTGCTGCTCCGCCGCAGGTACCCGTCGCTGGCCCGGGGGGAGCACAACGACATGGTCGGGGTGACGCTGGGGATGTTCGGCGCGATCTACGGGATCATCCTCGCGTTCGTCATCGTCACCCTCTGGACCCAGCTGGACAGCACGCAGACGATCGTCGCCAGCGAGGCCACCGACGCCGCGCTCATCGCCCGCGACGCCGCCGCCTTCCCGCCGGCCGTCCGCTCCGACCTCGACACGGCGCTCAGCGGCTACGTCCACGCGGTCGTCGAGGACCAGTGGCCCCGCATGCGCGCCGGACAGCCGAGCTACGGGGCCACCGAGGGGCACCTCAGGTCCGCCTTCGACGTCCTCCAGGCGTACGACCCGAAGTCCCCGCGCGAAGAGGTCTTCTACGAGGAGGCCGTCACCCACCTCAACGACGTGGCCGCCCAGCGCCGCGCCCGCCTGAACATGGCCGAGCAGGAACTGCCGCCCCTGCTCCAGGTTCTGGCCTTCGGCGGCGCGATCGTCCTCGTCCCGCTCACCTTCCTCTACGGCATGCGCAAGCTCCGGATCCAGCTCCTCTTCGTCGCCTCGGTCGCCGCCCTCATCGGCTTCAGCCTGCTCCTTGTCTTCGTCCTCGACCGCCCCTTCGCCGGCGACCTGAGCGTGAGCCCGGCTCCGTACCGGGAGGGGGCCCTCGCCCAGTACTGGGAGCAATGA
- a CDS encoding zinc-dependent alcohol dehydrogenase family protein, which translates to MRSYHLSHSGAGLPGLTVREHDVPTPGPGQALVAVRATSLSFRELSVLDGTYVLPVKPDVVPVSDGAGEVVEVGPGVDSVRVGDRVAATLFPSWQDGPFTVEHVAQRGGSLDGMLTEYAVADADSLVTVPAHLTYAEAATLPCVAVTAWNALTGDGTGVRPGDTVVVQGSGGVSLFALQFAKALGARVIATTSSPAKAARLRELGADAVVDYAATPDWAGEVRALTDGRGADRVVDVAGLLHESVRAITLGGTVVCVGFTGRTAPPLDPHALFASGATIRSVAVGSRAQFTAMNAFVEEHGLRPVVDRVFPFDRAVDAYRHYAAGTSFGKVVIDHS; encoded by the coding sequence ATGCGGAGCTACCACCTGTCCCACAGCGGGGCCGGACTGCCCGGCCTCACCGTCCGCGAGCACGACGTCCCCACGCCCGGCCCCGGCCAGGCCCTGGTGGCCGTGCGCGCGACGTCCCTCAGCTTCCGCGAGCTCAGCGTGCTCGACGGGACCTATGTCCTCCCGGTGAAGCCGGACGTCGTCCCCGTCTCCGACGGGGCCGGTGAAGTCGTCGAGGTCGGCCCGGGCGTCGACTCGGTACGCGTCGGGGACCGCGTCGCCGCCACGCTCTTCCCGTCCTGGCAGGACGGCCCGTTCACCGTCGAGCACGTCGCGCAGCGCGGCGGCTCGCTGGACGGCATGCTCACCGAGTACGCCGTGGCCGACGCGGACTCGCTCGTGACCGTACCCGCGCACCTCACGTACGCGGAGGCCGCCACCCTCCCCTGTGTCGCGGTGACGGCGTGGAACGCGCTGACCGGCGACGGAACCGGGGTCCGCCCCGGCGACACCGTGGTCGTGCAGGGCTCCGGCGGCGTCTCCCTCTTCGCGCTCCAGTTCGCGAAGGCGCTCGGCGCGCGCGTGATCGCCACGACCAGCAGCCCCGCCAAGGCGGCGCGCCTGCGCGAGCTCGGCGCCGACGCCGTCGTCGACTACGCGGCCACCCCCGACTGGGCCGGCGAGGTCCGCGCCCTCACCGACGGCCGGGGTGCCGACCGTGTCGTCGACGTCGCCGGACTCCTCCACGAGTCCGTCCGCGCCATCACCCTGGGCGGCACCGTCGTGTGCGTCGGCTTCACCGGCAGGACCGCCCCGCCGCTCGACCCGCACGCCCTCTTCGCCTCCGGTGCCACGATCCGCAGCGTGGCGGTCGGCAGCCGCGCCCAGTTCACCGCGATGAACGCCTTCGTCGAGGAGCACGGACTGCGGCCCGTCGTCGACCGCGTCTTCCCCTTCGACCGGGCCGTCGACGCCTACCGCCACTACGCCGCCGGAACCTCCTTCGGCAAAGTGGTCATCGACCACTCCTGA
- a CDS encoding terpene synthase family protein → MSNATTLDLPFPPRSNPNQASVAPLHRDWLLRHEGLAATIALPAYDKWDVPRLAAFTSPDSPTEELALAADLLSFYFLFDDRFDSDLGRSPAQVADICTRLTDLLHGGGPAPGDRTPVEQAFADLWERSARGMSARWRARSTYHWEWYFACHPAEAAGRLSGRLPDREGYLALRRGTAAMETLFDMVERLNRFELPQEVLHHPAFRRMRQLAADIPSFTNDVHSYAQELARGDVANLVMIVREERGGSPEEAAVQVMREAQTMVDRFVELSSEVPEICDLLGLAPAAREAASRYVDGLAAWIAGYHRWEIDTGRYDH, encoded by the coding sequence GTGTCCAACGCGACCACGCTCGACCTGCCGTTTCCGCCTCGCAGCAACCCGAACCAGGCATCCGTCGCGCCGCTCCACCGGGACTGGCTCCTCCGCCACGAGGGACTCGCCGCCACCATCGCCCTGCCGGCGTACGACAAGTGGGACGTGCCCCGTCTCGCCGCGTTCACCAGCCCGGACTCCCCCACCGAAGAGCTCGCCCTCGCCGCGGACCTGCTCAGCTTCTACTTCCTCTTCGACGACCGGTTCGACTCGGACCTCGGCCGGTCCCCGGCGCAAGTGGCGGATATATGCACCCGCCTGACGGACCTTCTGCACGGGGGCGGCCCCGCGCCCGGCGACCGCACCCCCGTCGAGCAGGCCTTCGCCGACCTCTGGGAGCGCAGCGCGCGCGGCATGTCGGCCCGATGGCGGGCCCGGTCCACCTACCACTGGGAGTGGTACTTCGCGTGCCACCCCGCCGAGGCCGCCGGCCGGCTCTCCGGCCGCCTCCCGGACCGGGAGGGCTATCTGGCGCTCCGCCGGGGCACGGCCGCCATGGAGACCCTCTTCGACATGGTCGAGCGGCTCAACCGCTTCGAGCTGCCGCAGGAAGTGCTGCACCATCCGGCCTTCCGCCGGATGCGCCAACTGGCCGCCGACATACCCTCGTTCACCAACGACGTGCACTCGTACGCCCAGGAGCTCGCCCGCGGCGACGTGGCCAACCTGGTGATGATCGTCCGCGAAGAACGCGGCGGGTCCCCCGAGGAGGCGGCCGTCCAGGTGATGCGTGAGGCCCAGACGATGGTGGACCGCTTCGTGGAGCTGTCGTCCGAGGTCCCCGAGATCTGCGACCTCCTCGGTCTCGCCCCGGCCGCCCGGGAGGCGGCCAGCCGGTACGTCGACGGCCTCGCCGCCTGGATCGCCGGCTACCACCGCTGGGAGATCGACACGGGCCGCTACGACCACTGA
- a CDS encoding MarR family winged helix-turn-helix transcriptional regulator, whose protein sequence is MTPTEGPHALTHIQSLPSWLVGRVAARGRGLVAEAIAEEGLKLPQHAVLAAVSEYGPVAQADLVRRLGFDAKDVVLLLNQLEEAGLALREPDPRDRRKNAVTVTPAGARTLERCAELTERANSALLAPLSAAEARQLMELLTRVHEA, encoded by the coding sequence ATGACCCCCACCGAAGGCCCGCACGCCCTGACACACATCCAGTCCCTGCCGAGCTGGCTGGTCGGCCGCGTGGCGGCGCGCGGCCGGGGCCTGGTCGCCGAGGCGATCGCCGAGGAAGGGCTGAAACTCCCGCAGCACGCCGTGCTCGCGGCGGTGTCCGAGTACGGCCCGGTCGCCCAGGCCGATCTGGTGCGCCGACTGGGCTTCGACGCGAAGGACGTGGTCCTCCTGCTCAACCAGCTGGAGGAGGCCGGCCTTGCGCTACGGGAACCCGATCCGCGGGACCGCCGCAAGAACGCGGTGACGGTGACGCCGGCGGGCGCACGCACACTGGAGCGGTGCGCGGAGCTGACCGAACGGGCCAACTCCGCACTCCTCGCACCGCTCAGCGCGGCGGAGGCCCGGCAGCTGATGGAGCTCCTGACCCGGGTGCACGAGGCCTAG